The sequence TGAAGTTAAAGTGAAAAACGCAATAGGAGCTATTGAAATAGCTATGGCAACAGATGAAGATATAAAAGAGGCTGGATTATTTAAAGGGTATATCGGGCCTTATAAATTAAAAGAAATTAATGAACATATAACAATCATAGCTGATGATTCTATAGTAGGTATCCCTAATCAAATTATGGGAGGGAATAAAGAAAATACTCATTATATAAATATAAATTATGATAGAGATTATAAAGCAGATATGGTTTTAGACTTAAGAACAGTTAGAGAAGGAGATGTTTGTTCTATATGCGGCGAGCCATTAAGAGTTGCTAGAGGAATAGAATGTGGACATATATTTAAATTAGGTACAAAATATTCTGAAGCAATGAATGCTAAAGTTTTAGATGAAAATGGTAAAGAAGTTGTATTAGAAATGGGTTGTTATGGTATAGGGATAGGTAGAACTATGGCAGCAGCAATAGAACAAAATAATGATGAAAATGGGATTATTTGGTCTTCTAATATAGCTCCATTTGTTGTAGATGTTATAGTTGCTAATATAAAAAATGAAGCTCAATCTAAATTAGGTGACGAATTATATAATGCTTTACAAGAGAGTGGAATTGAGACTATTTATGACGATAGAAAAGAGAGAGCAGGATTTAAATTTAAAGATGCAGATTTGATAGGTTTCCCTTTTAAAGTAGTTTGTGGTAAAAAATCAGAAGAAGGAATTATAGAATTAAAAATTAGAAGGACTGGTGAAACAATAGAACTTCATAAAGATGAAGTGGTAAATGAAATAAAAGAATTAATGAAAAAATATTAGATTAAGATTAAAAAGAATTTCTTCAGTTTTAAACTGAAGAAATTTTTATTTGTTTAAAAATATAAAAAAGTGAAGGTATTTATTTAAATACCTTCACTAAATAATCTGTTTAATTAATTATTTATTGAAATATCTTTTAAGTAATCCAGCCATTCCTTTTCCATGTCTAGCTTCATCTTTAGCCATTTCATGAACAGTATCATGTATAGCATCAAGTCCTAATTTTTTAGCCCTTTTAGCTAATTCAAATTTACCAGAACAAGCACCAAATTCAGCTTCTACTCTTTTTGATAAATTAACTTCAGTAGATTCACTTACACATTCTCCTAAAAGTTCAGCAAACTTAGCAGCATGTTCAGCTTCTTCTAAAGCATATCTTTTATAAGCTTCAGCAATTTCAGGATAACCTTCTCTATCAGCTACTCTAGACATAGCAAGATACATACCAACTTCAGTACATTCTCCTTCGAAGTTAGCTCTTAATCCTTTAATAATTTCCTCATCTTTTGATTCCATACCTTCACCAATTTTATGTTCAGAAGCCCAAATTTTAGCTTCATTTTCATTAATTTCTTCCCATTTATCAGGTCCTACTTTACAAACTGGACATAATTCCATTCCTTCTTCAATAATTTCTCCGCATACTGTACATCTAAATCTTTTCATTTTGTTCCTCCCTAAATTATATAAAGTAATTTGTAATCGTTTCAAATCTGAAATAATTATAACAGAGGAAATATAGTTTGTCAAGAAAAATTATAAAGAATTAAGTTTTGAAACTACCTTAATTAATGCATCCAATGCATCTTTTGGTAATTTGTCTTTTCCTTCTTTGAAAGTTTCTCTAGATTTAATAAAGTCAACTCTATCATTCATTCTATTTTTAAGAGCAGTAACATAGTTTTCATCATTCATATTTGGAATAAATCCATCTATTTCAAAAATTTCAATATCTGAGAAAGGAGTCCAAGGTTTAAAATTAGCTTTATTTTCAACAATAGATTCCAAAATTCCTAAAGTATGTTTTGGTTCAACTTTTTTACCCATAAATTCACCTGTATTTAAAATATAACAATCAACATTTTTTTCTTCAACTAGTTTTTTAAATTTATTATAGTCATCAGCAAGAGCGTGAGTTCTAAAAGGGTTAGCATAAGGTTCTACAACAAGAGCGTTTGGATCAACTCCTTTAGCAAGTCTTTCAGCATTACTTCTTTTAGTTGCTAAGGTAGCTCCCATAACAGATGCTAGAGAAGCTCCATTTAATTTAATTACCGGTGGTAAAGTTGGATCTTTCATTAACCAAAAAATAGCATTAACAGGGTCTTCTATTTTATTAACTCTATTAGGAGACCATAATTTTGATTTTATAGCACGACCATTACCATTTCTAATATCTTCAGTAACTATGACTACTTTTCCATCTTCATTAAGTGTAGCAGAACAATTTTGAACAGTTAGTAGAAATTTGTTATCAGGACTTCCTGCAGGATAATCATTTGTTTTATCAAAATAAGATGGTTCTAATGCAATTGAAGAACAAGTATCTGTATTAATAATAAAAGCATCATCATGAAGTATAGTAACATCATATTTTCCATTATGTCTTGCATGTGTAATTGTAGATTTTCCAGTTCCAGATAATCCGAAAACAGAAGCTACAAATGTTTTTCCACTATTTAATGTATATTTTTTTTGTCCTCCGTGACAACAAACATATTTATGACGATTTGCAATAGCCCAAGCTAGAGTTAATGTTCCTTTTTTAAATTCTCCAAAATATTTCATTCCAAGAATAGCTCCGCAGTTGTTAGCAGGATCAAAATATGTTAAATATTCAGGATCAGCAGCTTCTACATATCTAGTTCCCTTCCATAAGGGATCAGAAAATATATAAATGTCTGGTTCGTTTGGAATAACTTTAGAATCTTTATATTTTTTTACATAATCTATAGAAAGATATTGGAAATTTAACATCCAAGAATACATTAAATTTTCTTGTCCTTCTGGAATTAAAAGATGTGCTTTAACCATAAATTCAGAATCAAGGCCTATATATGCTTCAGCATGATAT comes from Fusobacterium sp. JB019 and encodes:
- a CDS encoding ferritin family protein, producing MKRFRCTVCGEIIEEGMELCPVCKVGPDKWEEINENEAKIWASEHKIGEGMESKDEEIIKGLRANFEGECTEVGMYLAMSRVADREGYPEIAEAYKRYALEEAEHAAKFAELLGECVSESTEVNLSKRVEAEFGACSGKFELAKRAKKLGLDAIHDTVHEMAKDEARHGKGMAGLLKRYFNK
- a CDS encoding phosphoenolpyruvate carboxykinase (ATP) — encoded protein: MSTKTYYKNEEIGKGKPGFARTRSIVEAAFYGNNVTKVTSLKEAYKLAKNSPGTIVTDMPVHRAEELGLEPESKVLLFNDGPITGRFAAARRIVGDPDVNNTRLDKSLMNAIYYTRFQKLYHAEAYIGLDSEFMVKAHLLIPEGQENLMYSWMLNFQYLSIDYVKKYKDSKVIPNEPDIYIFSDPLWKGTRYVEAADPEYLTYFDPANNCGAILGMKYFGEFKKGTLTLAWAIANRHKYVCCHGGQKKYTLNSGKTFVASVFGLSGTGKSTITHARHNGKYDVTILHDDAFIINTDTCSSIALEPSYFDKTNDYPAGSPDNKFLLTVQNCSATLNEDGKVVIVTEDIRNGNGRAIKSKLWSPNRVNKIEDPVNAIFWLMKDPTLPPVIKLNGASLASVMGATLATKRSNAERLAKGVDPNALVVEPYANPFRTHALADDYNKFKKLVEEKNVDCYILNTGEFMGKKVEPKHTLGILESIVENKANFKPWTPFSDIEIFEIDGFIPNMNDENYVTALKNRMNDRVDFIKSRETFKEGKDKLPKDALDALIKVVSKLNSL